The Crocosphaera subtropica ATCC 51142 genome includes a window with the following:
- the tsf gene encoding translation elongation factor Ts: MAEISAKLVKELREKTGAGMMDCKKALKENEGDMEKAIEWLRQKGITSAEKKSGRQTAEGLVHSYIHTGGRIGVLVEVNCETDFVARRDEFKELVQNVAMQIAACPNVEYVSQSEIPEAVVAKEKEIEMGRDDLGNKPDNIKEKIVEGRIQKRQKELSLLDQPFIKDPNMTVEELLKQTIAQLGENIQVRRFTRFVLGEGIEKQETNFADEVAAQTGQKL; the protein is encoded by the coding sequence ATGGCCGAAATCTCAGCAAAACTGGTTAAAGAACTCCGTGAAAAAACTGGCGCGGGGATGATGGACTGTAAAAAAGCCCTTAAAGAAAATGAGGGTGATATGGAAAAGGCCATCGAATGGCTACGGCAAAAAGGTATTACCTCCGCCGAGAAAAAATCAGGCAGACAAACGGCAGAAGGATTGGTTCATAGTTATATTCATACTGGTGGCCGCATTGGGGTACTGGTAGAAGTGAACTGTGAAACAGACTTTGTAGCCCGTCGAGATGAGTTCAAAGAACTGGTCCAGAACGTGGCTATGCAAATTGCAGCTTGTCCTAACGTCGAATATGTCTCCCAAAGCGAGATTCCTGAAGCAGTCGTCGCCAAAGAAAAAGAAATTGAAATGGGACGGGATGATTTAGGCAATAAACCAGATAACATCAAAGAAAAGATTGTTGAAGGGCGTATTCAAAAGCGGCAAAAAGAACTATCTTTGCTCGATCAACCCTTTATTAAAGATCCTAATATGACGGTTGAAGAGTTACTTAAACAAACCATTGCCCAACTGGGTGAAAATATTCAAGTTCGTCGCTTTACTCGCTTTGTGTTAGGGGAAGGTATCGAAAAGCAAGAAACTAATTTTGCTGATGAAGTCGCTGCTCAAACAGGACAAAAATTATAA
- the rpsB gene encoding 30S ribosomal protein S2: protein MAVVSLEDLLNAGVHFGHQTRRWNPKMSQYIYTARNGVHIIDLVQTAQLMEDAYQYVRNNADKGKRFLFVGTKRQAAGIIAQEASRCGANYVNQRWLGGMLTNWETIKTRVERLKELEAMEESGQIARRPKKEASVLRRELGKLQKYLGGIKTMRRPPDVVVIVDQRREYNAIQECQKLGIPMISLLDTNCDPDYADIPIPANDDAIRSIKLILGKLADAIYEGRHGQLDSDDDYEEFDESLAEGDYDDYDEEEDEDSETVSSQEGEEE from the coding sequence ATGGCAGTCGTATCCCTCGAAGACTTGCTTAATGCTGGGGTTCACTTCGGACATCAAACCCGTCGTTGGAACCCTAAGATGTCTCAATACATCTACACAGCCCGTAATGGGGTTCATATCATCGATTTGGTGCAAACCGCCCAATTGATGGAAGATGCTTATCAGTACGTTCGCAATAATGCCGATAAAGGTAAACGGTTCTTATTTGTCGGAACCAAGCGTCAAGCCGCCGGCATCATTGCTCAAGAAGCATCCCGTTGTGGGGCGAACTACGTCAACCAACGTTGGTTAGGGGGAATGCTCACTAACTGGGAAACTATCAAAACTAGGGTTGAACGCCTCAAAGAATTAGAGGCCATGGAAGAAAGCGGTCAAATTGCTCGTCGTCCCAAAAAAGAAGCCTCTGTGTTGCGTCGGGAACTAGGAAAACTACAGAAATATCTTGGTGGCATTAAAACCATGCGTCGTCCCCCCGATGTGGTGGTTATTGTGGATCAACGTCGGGAATATAATGCGATCCAAGAATGTCAAAAATTGGGCATTCCCATGATTTCTTTGTTAGATACCAATTGTGATCCCGACTACGCTGATATTCCTATTCCGGCTAACGATGATGCCATTCGCTCCATCAAACTAATTTTAGGTAAATTGGCAGATGCGATTTATGAAGGTCGTCATGGTCAGTTAGACTCCGATGATGATTATGAAGAGTTTGACGAAAGCCTCGCAGAAGGGGACTACGATGACTACGACGAGGAGGAGGATGAGGACAGTGAAACTGTCTCGTCTCAAGAGGGAGAAGAAGAGTAA
- a CDS encoding molybdenum cofactor biosynthesis protein MoaE: MKASINPIPGLRSTHPHDSFKISFAPLSLEEVYGLADDPSNGAIALMSGTVRQQTEGKAVKYLEYQAYEPMALVIFQEIAATIRQQWPETNRVVIHHRIGKLEIGEISVLIAVGCPHRAEAFAACRYGIDTLKHNAPIWKKEFWADGSGTWVSIGACEEAE; this comes from the coding sequence ATGAAAGCCTCTATCAATCCTATTCCTGGTTTACGTTCAACCCACCCCCACGATAGTTTCAAAATTAGCTTTGCCCCTCTATCTTTAGAAGAGGTTTATGGGTTAGCTGACGATCCGAGTAATGGAGCGATCGCTTTGATGAGTGGCACAGTGCGACAACAAACCGAAGGAAAAGCCGTAAAGTACCTAGAATATCAGGCTTATGAACCGATGGCTTTAGTCATTTTCCAAGAAATTGCAGCCACAATTCGTCAACAATGGCCAGAAACCAACCGAGTTGTCATTCATCATCGCATCGGTAAGTTAGAAATTGGGGAAATTAGTGTCTTAATTGCGGTAGGATGTCCCCATCGGGCTGAAGCGTTTGCTGCTTGTCGCTATGGCATTGATACTTTAAAACATAATGCCCCTATTTGGAAAAAAGAATTTTGGGCTGATGGTTCCGGTACCTGGGTCAGTATCGGTGCTTGTGAAGAAGCAGAGTAA
- the glmM gene encoding phosphoglucosamine mutase has product MVISLSPNGSGRLNHQTTNLSNSLLTTLPYLPNSPLFGTDGIRGKAGELLTAPFALQLGFWAGQVLKSKTTTPGPVMIGQDSRNSSDMLAMAMAAGLTSAGLEVWQLGLCPTPCVAYLTRHSEAIAGIMISASHNPPEDNGIKFFNTDGTKLSSSLGQEIEDGLRGNLLLSVDEIAAWGKILYEPTLVNTYCQFLQDSLPPSLSCQGMKIVLDLAWGASVNVAPAMFKALGAEVICLHETANGDRINVNCGSTHLHVLQAAIQEHQADMGFAFDGDADRVMAVDSTGKVVDGDYILYLWGKSLLERGNLPNNLLIGTVMANLGFERAWQGLGGQLVRTSVGDRYVQSQMWETGAMLGGEQSGHIICHHYGVSGDGVQTALHLAALVHESGVSLAELVKNSFDTYPQILRNVRLEDREKLRYWQECQPLQQAIAQAEVGMGETGRVLVRASGTEPLIRVMVESECPDAANYWVNYLVGIVETHLAV; this is encoded by the coding sequence ATGGTTATCTCCCTATCCCCCAATGGCAGTGGTCGTTTAAATCATCAGACGACTAACCTGAGTAATAGTTTATTGACGACGTTGCCCTATTTGCCCAACAGTCCCTTATTTGGTACCGATGGCATTAGAGGCAAAGCAGGAGAGTTATTAACTGCCCCTTTTGCTTTACAATTGGGATTTTGGGCAGGACAAGTCTTAAAATCAAAAACAACAACCCCCGGCCCAGTTATGATTGGTCAAGATTCTCGTAATTCGAGTGATATGTTAGCCATGGCCATGGCCGCAGGACTCACCTCAGCCGGGTTGGAAGTTTGGCAATTAGGTTTATGTCCTACCCCCTGTGTCGCTTATTTGACTCGTCACAGTGAAGCGATCGCAGGGATCATGATCTCTGCTAGTCATAACCCCCCAGAGGACAACGGCATTAAATTTTTTAACACCGATGGCACTAAGTTATCTTCAAGCTTAGGACAAGAAATTGAAGACGGTTTACGGGGTAACTTGTTGTTATCGGTAGATGAAATAGCTGCTTGGGGCAAAATTTTATATGAACCAACCCTAGTTAATACTTATTGTCAGTTTTTACAAGACAGTTTACCCCCTTCTTTGAGTTGTCAAGGGATGAAAATCGTTTTAGATTTAGCGTGGGGTGCATCGGTGAATGTAGCACCAGCTATGTTTAAAGCGTTAGGAGCAGAAGTGATTTGTCTCCATGAGACGGCTAACGGCGATCGCATTAATGTTAATTGTGGGTCAACCCATCTCCATGTACTACAAGCAGCGATCCAAGAACATCAAGCAGACATGGGATTTGCTTTCGATGGGGATGCGGATCGGGTAATGGCTGTAGATAGTACCGGAAAGGTAGTAGATGGAGATTATATCCTCTACCTCTGGGGAAAATCCCTCTTAGAGCGTGGTAACTTGCCCAATAACCTCTTGATCGGCACCGTTATGGCGAATTTAGGGTTTGAACGGGCTTGGCAGGGCTTAGGGGGTCAATTGGTGCGGACTTCGGTGGGCGATCGCTATGTTCAGTCCCAAATGTGGGAAACCGGGGCGATGCTTGGGGGCGAACAGTCAGGACATATTATCTGTCATCATTACGGGGTGTCAGGGGACGGTGTGCAAACGGCGTTACACTTAGCTGCTTTGGTTCATGAGTCTGGGGTATCCTTAGCTGAGTTGGTTAAAAATAGTTTTGATACTTACCCTCAGATTTTGCGGAATGTGCGTTTAGAGGATCGGGAAAAACTCCGTTATTGGCAAGAATGTCAACCCCTGCAACAAGCGATCGCCCAAGCAGAGGTCGGGATGGGAGAGACTGGGCGTGTCTTAGTTCGTGCTTCGGGGACAGAGCCTCTTATTCGGGTAATGGTAGAATCAGAATGTCCTGATGCTGCTAATTATTGGGTTAACTATTTAGTAGGAATTGTAGAAACCCATCTTGCTGTCTAG
- a CDS encoding leucyl aminopeptidase, giving the protein MDIRGTDTPLLDWSGEAIALGIFENETALTGELTQLDEKIGGTIAELIEEAEFEGKSGSSVATRIGGKSPIRKLILVGLGKKEELTLETVRLGAATVARLGKKEKVKTLAIQFPVVDNDAAQTTAAIAEGMILSLHQDNRFKSEPEDKPLKLETVDILGVGEQSEAINQAETVCSGVILARELVAAPANTVTPVTFAETAQNLAKDYGLDLEILEKDECEKRKMGAFLGVAKASDLPPKFIHLTYKPSGTPKRKLAIVGKSLTFDSGGLNLKVSGSGIETMKMDMGGGAATLGAAKAIAQLKPDVEVHFVCAATENMISGKAMHPGDILTASNGKTIEVNNTDAEGRLTLADALVFAEQLEVDAIVDLATLTGACIVALGDNISGLWSTDETLAEEIKTASEAAGEKFWIMPMEEKYFEGLKSPIADMKNTGPRAGGSITAALFLKQFIKETPWAHLDIAGPVWADKENGVNNAGATGFPVRTLVHWVLK; this is encoded by the coding sequence ATGGATATTCGTGGAACCGATACCCCCTTATTAGATTGGAGTGGAGAGGCGATCGCCCTGGGTATATTCGAGAATGAAACCGCCTTAACGGGGGAATTAACCCAACTAGACGAGAAAATCGGGGGAACCATAGCAGAATTAATTGAAGAAGCTGAATTTGAAGGAAAATCAGGCAGTAGCGTGGCTACTCGTATTGGGGGTAAAAGTCCCATTCGCAAACTAATCCTTGTGGGTTTAGGAAAAAAAGAGGAGTTAACCTTAGAGACAGTACGTTTAGGGGCTGCTACAGTTGCCCGTTTAGGAAAAAAAGAGAAGGTGAAAACCTTAGCCATTCAGTTTCCCGTGGTGGATAATGATGCAGCCCAAACCACAGCAGCGATCGCAGAAGGCATGATCCTATCCTTGCATCAAGATAACCGTTTCAAGTCAGAACCTGAAGATAAACCCTTGAAACTCGAAACCGTTGACATTTTAGGGGTCGGAGAGCAAAGTGAAGCCATTAATCAGGCTGAAACGGTGTGTTCTGGGGTCATTTTAGCACGGGAATTAGTAGCAGCACCGGCCAATACAGTCACGCCTGTCACCTTTGCCGAAACCGCCCAAAACTTAGCCAAAGACTACGGTTTAGACCTGGAAATTTTAGAAAAAGACGAGTGTGAAAAACGGAAAATGGGGGCATTTTTAGGAGTCGCTAAAGCCTCAGATTTACCCCCGAAATTTATCCATCTCACCTATAAACCCAGTGGAACCCCCAAACGGAAACTGGCCATTGTGGGCAAAAGTTTAACCTTTGATTCTGGCGGTTTAAACTTAAAAGTATCGGGTAGTGGCATCGAAACCATGAAAATGGATATGGGAGGCGGTGCAGCTACATTAGGGGCAGCTAAAGCCATTGCTCAATTAAAGCCCGATGTCGAAGTTCATTTTGTTTGTGCAGCCACAGAAAACATGATTAGTGGTAAAGCAATGCACCCTGGAGACATTTTAACTGCATCTAATGGCAAAACCATTGAGGTGAATAATACCGATGCTGAGGGACGGTTAACCTTAGCGGATGCTTTAGTATTTGCTGAACAGTTAGAAGTCGATGCGATCGTCGATTTAGCCACCTTAACCGGCGCTTGTATTGTGGCACTAGGGGACAATATTTCTGGGTTATGGAGTACGGATGAAACCCTTGCAGAAGAAATTAAAACCGCTTCTGAAGCAGCCGGCGAAAAGTTTTGGATCATGCCGATGGAAGAAAAATATTTTGAAGGGTTAAAATCTCCCATTGCAGACATGAAAAATACTGGACCACGGGCAGGGGGTTCCATAACTGCAGCTTTGTTCTTGAAACAGTTTATCAAAGAAACCCCCTGGGCCCATTTAGACATTGCCGGTCCTGTTTGGGCAGACAAAGAAAATGGCGTAAATAATGCCGGAGCTACTGGTTTTCCTGTGAGAACTTTGGTACATTGGGTCTTAAAATAA
- a CDS encoding glycosyltransferase family 4 protein, with protein MNILFLHPNFPAQFRHLATTLAKNPKNKVVFGTKRKEGSIPGVLKAIYTPSRQVRPETHHYVRTLENAVLQGQAVYRLADQLKRENFIPDVVYGHSGWGPTLFIKDIFPNAELLCFFEWFYHAHGTDADFDPKEPLTADDEARIRMKNTPILTDLYSCDRGLSPTQWQKQQFPPEFHTKITVRHDGVDTNYFQPKPGAKLVLNDKKLDLSEVDEIVTYVARGMEPYRGFPQFMEAVSILLKKRPHCHVVIVGEDRVAYGRSLPDGKTYKQLMLETYDYDFSRLHFTGSLPYSQYLQVIQASSVHVYLTRPFVLSWSMLEVMSTGGLVLGSKTPPVEEVIEDEVNGLLVDFFAIDRIVERIEEVLDSSDKMADLRVKARETIQEKYDLSKLLAEHIKWIYN; from the coding sequence TTGAATATTCTATTTTTGCACCCTAATTTTCCAGCGCAATTTCGCCATTTAGCGACTACTTTGGCTAAAAATCCCAAAAATAAGGTTGTTTTTGGCACGAAGCGCAAAGAAGGCAGTATTCCAGGGGTTTTAAAAGCTATCTATACCCCTTCTCGCCAAGTTCGCCCCGAAACTCATCATTATGTGAGAACTTTAGAAAATGCTGTACTGCAAGGACAAGCGGTTTATCGTCTCGCTGATCAGTTAAAGCGAGAAAACTTTATCCCGGATGTGGTCTATGGTCATTCTGGGTGGGGTCCAACCTTATTTATTAAAGATATCTTTCCCAACGCAGAGTTATTGTGTTTTTTTGAATGGTTTTATCATGCTCACGGAACCGATGCCGACTTTGATCCCAAAGAACCCTTAACGGCAGATGATGAAGCCCGTATTCGTATGAAGAATACACCTATATTAACCGATTTGTATAGTTGCGATCGCGGTTTATCTCCCACACAGTGGCAAAAACAACAATTCCCCCCAGAATTTCATACTAAAATTACAGTACGTCACGATGGAGTGGATACTAACTATTTTCAACCGAAACCTGGCGCAAAATTGGTCTTAAATGATAAGAAACTGGACTTATCAGAAGTTGATGAAATTGTTACTTATGTTGCTAGGGGAATGGAACCTTATCGGGGGTTTCCTCAGTTTATGGAAGCAGTTTCAATCTTATTAAAAAAACGGCCTCATTGTCACGTGGTTATTGTTGGAGAGGATAGAGTAGCTTATGGGCGATCGCTACCGGATGGGAAAACCTATAAACAGTTAATGTTAGAAACTTATGATTATGATTTTTCCCGTTTACATTTTACGGGATCATTGCCTTATTCTCAATATTTACAAGTGATACAAGCGTCATCAGTTCATGTTTATTTAACCCGTCCCTTTGTTTTGTCTTGGTCTATGTTGGAAGTCATGTCTACAGGAGGTTTAGTTTTAGGATCAAAAACGCCTCCTGTTGAAGAAGTTATAGAAGATGAAGTTAATGGTTTATTGGTGGATTTTTTTGCTATCGATAGGATAGTAGAACGAATAGAAGAAGTGTTAGATTCTTCTGATAAAATGGCTGATTTAAGGGTTAAAGCCAGAGAAACCATCCAAGAAAAATATGATTTATCCAAGTTATTAGCTGAACATATTAAGTGGATTTATAATTAA